Proteins encoded together in one Streptomyces sp. NA04227 window:
- a CDS encoding GNAT family N-acetyltransferase has translation MASDPLGTADVTDTPTHQASPELRTGRLLLEPYEPADEDDFRALFGRAEVVRWMGDGQYADEEIRAIFGRIFSKVYAGGLFDVWAVRRGGVYVGHAEIKPSEVVEQGYEIVYALAPSAWGQGLGTELASALTAYGFDALGLAEVHATVAAPNSASLALLTRVGYRHVRDVAEEDGQVTRLLSCLRPA, from the coding sequence ATGGCCTCTGACCCCCTTGGCACCGCTGACGTCACTGACACCCCGACGCACCAGGCCTCGCCGGAACTTCGCACCGGCCGCCTGCTCCTGGAGCCCTACGAACCGGCCGACGAGGACGACTTCCGCGCGCTGTTCGGGCGGGCCGAGGTGGTGCGGTGGATGGGCGACGGGCAGTACGCCGACGAGGAGATCAGGGCGATCTTCGGCCGGATCTTCAGCAAGGTGTACGCGGGAGGACTGTTCGACGTCTGGGCCGTGCGGCGGGGCGGGGTCTACGTCGGGCACGCGGAGATCAAGCCCTCCGAGGTCGTCGAGCAGGGGTACGAGATCGTCTACGCCCTGGCCCCGTCGGCCTGGGGTCAGGGCCTCGGTACCGAACTGGCCTCGGCGCTGACCGCCTACGGCTTCGACGCCCTCGGCCTGGCCGAGGTCCACGCCACGGTCGCCGCACCGAACTCCGCCTCCCTCGCCCTGCTCACCCGCGTCGGCTACCGCCATGTCCGGGACGTGGCCGAGGAGGACGGTCAGGTCACACGGCTGCTGAGCTGCCTGAGGCCCGCG
- a CDS encoding LURP-one-related/scramblase family protein has translation MMNSPEGRTSHPGHPAPSARSGTYLVRDRLLGIGEDYWIEDAHGTKVFLVDGKAMRLRDTFELKDTRGRVLVDIHKKMFALRDTMVIEREGSDLATIKRKRLSLLRNHYRVRLVDGTELDVSGRIFDREFVVEYDGELLAVVSRRWLRVRETYGVEILREDADPALLIAIAVCVIHLADLERDKRERERRGEGDGGE, from the coding sequence ATGATGAACTCCCCCGAAGGCCGCACTTCGCACCCCGGACACCCCGCCCCCTCCGCACGCTCCGGCACCTACCTGGTCCGCGACCGCCTCCTCGGCATCGGCGAGGACTATTGGATCGAGGACGCGCACGGCACCAAGGTGTTCCTCGTCGACGGGAAGGCCATGCGGCTGCGGGACACCTTCGAGCTGAAGGACACCCGGGGGCGGGTCCTCGTCGACATCCACAAGAAGATGTTCGCCCTGCGCGACACGATGGTGATCGAACGCGAAGGCTCCGACCTCGCCACCATCAAACGCAAACGCCTCTCGCTGCTGCGCAACCACTACCGCGTACGGCTCGTCGACGGCACCGAACTCGACGTCAGCGGGCGGATCTTCGACCGCGAGTTCGTCGTCGAGTACGACGGCGAACTGCTCGCCGTCGTCTCGCGGCGCTGGCTGCGCGTACGGGAGACGTACGGGGTGGAGATCCTCCGGGAGGATGCCGATCCGGCCCTGCTCATCGCGATCGCGGTGTGCGTGATCCATCTCGCGGATCTGGAGCGGGACAAGCGGGAGAGGGAGCGGCGCGGGGAGGGCGACGGAGGCGAATAG